In Odocoileus virginianus isolate 20LAN1187 ecotype Illinois chromosome 5, Ovbor_1.2, whole genome shotgun sequence, a single window of DNA contains:
- the RUSC1 gene encoding AP-4 complex accessory subunit RUSC1 isoform X3: protein MLSPQRALLCNLNHIHLQHVSLGLHLSRRPELQEGPLSTSPPPGDTGGKESRGPCSGTLVDANSNSPAVPCRCCQEHGPGLENRQDLAQEEEGAASPSDPGCSSSLSSCSDLSPDESPISVYSRDLPGNEDVHPQPSIVPLEQGSPLASAGPGTCSPDSFCCSPDSCSEASSPSGPGLDSNCNALTTGQDLLSPGLEEEEEAEEQDLPTSDLPEADDEKIDAGKTEPSWKINPIWKIDKETTDASWKITENNNSGWKVNGNTIECWKTEPGKFDSSWKTNTGITDSGSKTDAGKIDGGWRSDVSEEPVPHRTITSFHELAQKRKRGPGLPLVPQAKKDRSDWLIVFSPDTELPPTGSLCSSQAPPREVTTFKELRSRSRAPPPPVPPRDPPAGWALVPPRPPPPPVPPRRKKNRPGLQPIAEGQPEEGRAGSPAAGEEAPASKEPEQPGPQAGTEVRSSWSFAGVPGAQRLWMAEAQSGTGQLQEQKKGLLIAVSASVDKIISHFGAARNLVQKVKAQLGDSRLSPDVGHLVLTTLCPALHALVADGLKPFRKDLITGQRRSSPWSVVEASVKPGSSTRSLGTLYSQVSRLAPLRSSRSRFHAFILGLLNTKQLELWFSSLQEDAGLLSLLYLPTGFFSLARAGCPSLSTELLLLLQPLSVLTFHLDLLFEHHHHLPLGPPQAPPPPGSPPALQQTVQAMLHWGGRLAQSLRGASGEAPPGPSAPSSSPSPCSWWEQLTQASRVYASGSTEGLPLPRWGSRRTRPAAEAAPERSLHTEEAAPGRGVWLGRLFGVPGGLAETESGAPKSRRPSSWLPPTVSVLALVKRAAPPEAPSSPKELEVSEPSTAQTHRAVRALCDHTAAGPDQLSFQRGEVLRVIATVDEDWLRCGRDGAEGLVPVGYTSLVL from the exons ATGCTGTCCCCTCAGAGGGCTTTACTCTGCAACCTCAACCACATCCACCTCCAGCATGTCTCTCTAGGCTTGCATTTGTCCCGCCGTCCGGAGCTCCAGGAGGGGCCCTTGAGcacatccccacccccaggggaCACTGGGGGCAAGGAGAGCCGGGGCCCCTGCAGTGGGACCTTGGTGGACGCCAATTCCAACAGCCCAGCCGTGCCCTGCCGATGTTGCCAGGAGCATGGGCCAGGCCTAGAAAACCGGCAGGACCTagcacaggaggaggagggggctgccTCTCCCTCAGACCCGGGCTGTTCCTCCTCTCTCAGCTCCTGCTCAGATCTTAGCCCCGATGAGTCCCCCATCTCAGTCTActccagggacctccctggcaacGAGGATGTCCACCCTCAGCCCAGCATCGTTCCCCTGGAGCAAGGCTCCCCCCTGGCTTCTGCAGGCCCCGGCACCTGCTCCCCAGACAGCTTTTGTTGCTCTCCGGATTCCTGCTCTGAAGCTTCCTCTCCATCCGGTCCAGGCCTGGACTCCAATTGTAATGCCCTGACCACTGGCCAGGACCTCCTTTCCCCAGGGctagaggaagaggaggaggccgAGGAGCAGGACCTCCCTACCTCTGACCTTCCAGAGGCTGATGATGAGAAAATCGATGCTGGGAAAACCGAACCCAGTTGGAAAATCAACCCCATTTGGAAAATTGACAAAGAGACAACTGATGCTAGCTGGAAAATCACTGAGAACAATAACTCCGGTTGGAAAGTCAATGGGAATACTATTGAATGTTGGAAAACTGAACCTGGAAAATTCGACTCCAGTTGGAAAACCAATACAGGAATAACTGATTCTGGTTCGAAAACTGATGCAGGGAAAATTGATGGGGGATGGAGAAGTGACGTCAGCGAGGAGCCGGTGCCCCACAGGACAATCACGTCCTTCCACGAGCTGGCCCAGAAGCGCAAGCGGGGCCCAGGACTGCCCCTCGTGCCGCAGGCCAAGAAAGACCGCAGTGACTGGCTCATCGTCTTCTCTCCGGACACCGAGCTGCCCCCCACAGGGTCGCTCTGCAGCTCCCAGGCGCCTCCCCGGGAAGTCACCACCTTCAAGGAACTCCGGTCCCGAAGCCGGGCTCCGCCCCCGCCAGTCCCGCCCCGAGACCCCCCAGCTGGCTGGGCCTTGGTCCCACCTCGGCCCCCACCGCCACCCGTCCCGCCCCGGAGGAAGAAGAACCGacctgggctgcagcccatagcaGAGGGGCAGCCCGAGGAGGGCAGGGCGGGAAGCCCAGCTGCTGGTGAGGAGGCCCCAGCTTCAAAGGAGCCGGAGCAGCCAGGTCCTCAGGCTGGCACTGAAG TCCGTAGTTCCTGGTCGTTCGCCGGTGTCCCCGGGGCCCAGCGACTGTGGATGGCAGAAGCCCAGAGTGGGACTGGCCAGCTGCAGGAGCAAAAAAAAG GTCTCCTGATAGCTGTTAGTGCTTCAGTGGATAAAATCATCTCGCACTTTGGGGCCGCCAGGAACTTGGTTCAGAAGGTGAAG GCCCAGTTGGGGGATAGCCGTCTGAGCCCAGATGTGGGGCACCTGGTGCTGACCACCCTCTGTCCGGCCCTCCATGCCCTGGTGGCCGACGGGCTGAAGCCTTTCCGGAAAGACCTCATCACTGGGCAGCGGCGGAGCAGCCCCTGGAGTGTGGTGGAGGCGTCTGTGAAGCCAG GCTCCAGCACTCGTTCCCTCGGCACCCTCTATAGCCAGGTCAGCCGTCTGGCCCCGCTGAGAAGCAGCCGTAGCCGCTTCCACGCCTTCATCCTGGGCCTCCTCAA caCTAAGCAGTTggagctgtggttttccagtctCCAGGAAGATGCAG GCCTGCTGTCCCTCCTGTACCTGCCCACTGGTTTCTTCTCCCTGGCCCGGGCTGGCTGCCCCTCCTTGTCCACggagctgctgctcctgctgcagcCATTGTCGGTGCTCACCTTCCACCTGGACCTGCTCtttgaacaccaccaccacctgccccTGGGACCGCCTCAggccccaccacccccaggctCACCTCCAGCCCTGCAGCAGACTGTGCAAGCCATGCTGCACTGGGGGGGTCGGCTGGCCCAGAGCCTCCGGGGGGCTTCTGGGGAGGCCCCTCCAGGCCCTTCGGCTCCCTCAAGCTCTCCCAGCCCCTGCAGCTGGTGGGAGCAGCTGACCCAGGCCTCCCGGGTCTATGCGTCTGGCAGCACCGAGGGCTTGCCTCTTCCCCGGTGGGGATCCAGGCGCACCCGGCCTGCAGCTGAGGCCGCACCGGAGAGGTCCCTGCACACGGAGGAAGCAGCACCAGGCCGAGGCGTATGGCTGGGGAGACTGTTTGGAGTGCCTGGGGGCCTCGCAGAAACTGAGAGTGGAGCCCCAAAGTCCAG GAGACCATCCAGCTGGTTGCCTCCGACAGTGAGTGTGTTGGCTCTGGTGAAGCGGGCGGCACCTCCTGAGGCTCCCTCATCTCCTAAGGAGCTTGAGGTCTCAGAACCCAGCACGGCGCAGACCCACAG